One genomic region from Paramicrobacterium agarici encodes:
- a CDS encoding immunoglobulin-like domain-containing protein, protein MTAPHTAVPRTRASHRSRRTIATASATALLATLFGTSAATAFAAEPPESYIDTASTVWSYSDNDTDPAAGSDDRLSWTTAAFDDAEWKTATGPFGAKNGEADGIGTDFPITTLLNQYVDGEAAPNVRTFHFRTAIDISADELTELTSLTGTVTYDDAIQIFVNGTQVAGFVDDKVDAAPEAERNLMYAGDSNGSPLTSNFTVPVDVLHDGANTVAVALYQDRDTSSDIYFDMSALAPTVVPEHASFDNLVMTIGSDESSRNLTWYTDVNEAQFVQYAVAPASGSEFPTDSAMTVEASGGETTSGEQNRRAALEGLSENTTYVYRVGSDALGWSDVETFSTADFSGDYNFLFFGDPQIGASGNVESDRIGWQDTLDVALEQFPQSEMLFSAGDQVNTASSENEYDAFLSPQQMQQIPVVPVNGNHDVGSKAYEQHYTTPNLDTEAGAALSDSSSGGDYWFMFKGVLYMVINSNNPDIDAHEQFLRDVVAEQGDKARWSVVAFHHSIYSVAAHVNDSNIISMRNELPTLISDLDVDLVLQGHDHSYTRSYLINDGELANPDETAASNEVVAGEGDVLYVTANSASGSKYYDVQAPDAWYASVINQEKVRNYTNIEVTDDAITITTYRSEQTNARAAVNSVVDEVTLMREDTEAPQLTVPESGEVQRGADFDPMAGVSAVDARDGDVTNAVTVTGSVDTATLGTYSLEYSVTDAAGNTQTATREVTVVAAGAATGPGSEPGDGPGAGSGDDAAPGGSTDDASGELPFTGADALPGLIAAALLVMLGTGLAVTAAVRRRREQNA, encoded by the coding sequence ATGACCGCACCGCACACAGCGGTTCCGCGCACGAGAGCATCGCACCGCTCTCGACGCACCATCGCGACAGCCAGCGCAACAGCCCTGCTGGCGACACTGTTTGGCACGTCGGCAGCCACAGCATTCGCCGCCGAGCCGCCCGAGAGTTACATCGATACAGCATCCACCGTGTGGAGCTACTCCGACAACGACACCGACCCGGCAGCAGGATCTGACGATCGGCTCTCGTGGACCACAGCCGCCTTCGACGATGCAGAGTGGAAGACCGCGACGGGCCCGTTCGGCGCAAAGAACGGCGAGGCCGACGGCATCGGCACAGACTTTCCGATCACAACGCTGCTGAACCAATATGTCGACGGTGAGGCCGCGCCGAACGTGCGCACCTTCCACTTCCGCACCGCCATCGACATCAGCGCAGACGAGCTCACCGAGCTGACGAGCCTCACCGGCACGGTGACCTACGACGATGCGATTCAGATCTTCGTCAACGGCACACAGGTGGCTGGCTTCGTCGACGACAAGGTGGATGCTGCGCCCGAGGCCGAGCGCAACCTGATGTATGCGGGCGACAGCAACGGGTCGCCGCTCACCTCCAACTTCACGGTCCCGGTTGACGTGCTCCATGACGGCGCGAACACGGTGGCCGTGGCCCTCTACCAAGACCGCGACACCAGCTCGGACATCTACTTCGACATGAGCGCGCTCGCCCCCACCGTCGTTCCCGAGCACGCGAGCTTCGACAACCTCGTCATGACGATCGGCAGCGACGAAAGCTCACGCAACCTGACCTGGTACACCGATGTCAACGAGGCGCAGTTCGTGCAGTACGCCGTGGCACCGGCATCCGGCTCTGAATTCCCCACCGACAGCGCGATGACCGTCGAAGCCTCGGGAGGCGAGACGACGAGCGGCGAGCAGAACCGTCGCGCCGCCCTCGAGGGGCTGAGCGAGAACACGACCTACGTGTACCGCGTCGGCAGCGATGCACTCGGCTGGTCCGATGTCGAGACGTTCAGCACAGCCGACTTCTCGGGCGACTACAACTTCTTGTTCTTCGGTGACCCGCAGATCGGAGCCTCGGGCAACGTCGAGTCCGACCGTATCGGCTGGCAAGACACCCTCGACGTGGCGCTCGAGCAGTTCCCCCAGAGCGAGATGCTCTTCTCGGCCGGCGACCAGGTCAACACGGCGTCAAGCGAGAACGAGTACGACGCGTTCCTGTCGCCGCAGCAGATGCAGCAGATTCCCGTCGTGCCCGTCAACGGCAACCACGACGTGGGATCGAAGGCCTACGAGCAGCACTACACGACGCCGAACCTCGACACCGAAGCCGGCGCCGCGCTGAGCGACTCATCGTCGGGCGGCGACTACTGGTTCATGTTCAAGGGCGTGCTCTACATGGTCATCAACTCGAACAACCCCGACATCGACGCGCACGAGCAGTTTCTGCGCGACGTCGTCGCCGAACAGGGTGACAAGGCGCGCTGGTCAGTCGTCGCGTTCCACCACTCGATCTACTCAGTTGCCGCGCACGTGAACGACTCCAACATCATCTCGATGCGCAACGAACTGCCCACGCTCATCAGCGACCTCGATGTCGACCTCGTGCTGCAGGGTCACGACCACAGCTACACGCGCAGTTACCTCATCAACGACGGCGAGCTCGCGAACCCCGACGAGACAGCGGCCTCGAACGAGGTCGTCGCGGGTGAGGGCGACGTGCTCTACGTCACGGCGAACTCTGCAAGCGGCTCGAAGTACTACGACGTTCAGGCTCCTGACGCCTGGTACGCCTCCGTCATCAACCAAGAGAAGGTGCGCAACTACACAAATATCGAGGTCACAGACGACGCCATCACCATCACCACCTACCGCAGCGAGCAGACGAACGCGCGTGCGGCCGTGAATAGTGTGGTCGACGAGGTGACGCTCATGCGTGAAGACACCGAAGCTCCGCAGCTGACGGTGCCCGAATCTGGCGAGGTGCAGCGGGGTGCCGACTTCGATCCGATGGCCGGCGTGAGCGCCGTTGATGCACGCGATGGCGACGTGACGAATGCTGTCACGGTGACAGGCAGCGTCGACACGGCGACCCTCGGCACGTACTCGCTTGAGTACAGCGTCACGGATGCTGCGGGCAACACGCAGACCGCCACGCGCGAGGTGACTGTTGTCGCCGCGGGCGCCGCAACCGGGCCTGGATCAGAGCCCGGCGACGGACCGGGAGCCGGTTCAGGTGACGACGCAGCTCCCGGCGGATCAACCGACGACGCAAGCGGCGAGCTGCCGTTCACGGGGGCCGACGCCCTGCCCGGTCTGATCGCCGCGGCGCTTCTTGTGATGCTCGGCACCGGGCTCGCGGTCACTGCGGCCGTGCGTCGCCGTCGCGAGCAGAACGCGTAA
- a CDS encoding MarR family winged helix-turn-helix transcriptional regulator: protein MNDAGTTQDAAADAVPTASTGADPLALESQLCFALAVASRTVIDAYRSELEPLNLTHPQYLVMLALWEHRSLSLTRLGELLMLERATLSPMVKRLERLGYVHRARNPHDERQLAIELTEEGRALRERAQQVPVAMMQKFQMTPSDVEALRDAVSGVIAAASPASR from the coding sequence ATGAACGACGCCGGTACGACCCAGGATGCTGCCGCGGACGCTGTACCGACAGCATCCACTGGTGCTGACCCGCTCGCCCTCGAGAGCCAACTGTGCTTCGCGCTCGCCGTGGCGTCGCGCACGGTCATCGACGCGTATCGCTCCGAGCTGGAGCCGCTCAATCTCACACACCCGCAGTACCTCGTCATGCTCGCCCTGTGGGAGCACCGTTCGCTCTCGCTGACCCGGCTCGGCGAACTGCTGATGCTCGAGCGGGCGACGCTGTCACCCATGGTCAAGCGCCTTGAACGGCTCGGCTACGTCCATCGTGCGCGAAACCCGCACGATGAGCGGCAGCTCGCGATTGAACTGACGGAGGAGGGGCGGGCTCTGCGCGAGCGGGCGCAACAGGTTCCCGTCGCCATGATGCAGAAGTTTCAGATGACGCCGTCAGACGTCGAGGCCCTGCGCGACGCCGTGAGCGGTGTGATCGCGGCAGCGAGCCCGGCTTCGCGGTGA
- a CDS encoding ABC transporter permease — MIETTNAPAASGPVKEARKRSWWGKNGRQATVWMLRVALFVAFIVVWYIASLVVPNPMFISTPLAVWEQLVEWVVDGTIAFHSWITIQEVALGYVIGVLTGAVTGFILASIHLIYDVFEPFMMALYSIPKVALAPLFIVWFGIGIDMKIILAAVSVFFLVFLNTASGVREVDRGLIDAVRLMGGSKRDVAFKVVLPASMAGLLTGLKVSIPYALIGAVIGELVASNRGLGYLINDSAAQFNTAGVFAAVAVLTVLAMLLNGVVALISSRTSRWKPLGDA; from the coding sequence ATGATTGAAACCACAAATGCTCCCGCCGCCAGCGGCCCCGTCAAAGAAGCGCGCAAGCGCTCATGGTGGGGTAAGAACGGAAGACAAGCGACAGTCTGGATGCTGCGGGTCGCATTGTTCGTCGCGTTTATCGTCGTCTGGTACATCGCGAGCCTCGTTGTGCCAAACCCGATGTTCATCTCGACGCCCCTCGCGGTCTGGGAGCAGCTTGTCGAATGGGTCGTCGACGGTACGATCGCGTTCCACTCATGGATCACCATTCAGGAAGTCGCGCTCGGCTACGTCATCGGCGTACTCACGGGAGCAGTTACAGGATTCATTCTCGCGTCAATTCACCTCATTTACGACGTTTTCGAACCCTTCATGATGGCGCTGTACTCGATTCCGAAAGTGGCGCTTGCCCCTCTCTTCATCGTGTGGTTCGGCATCGGCATCGACATGAAGATCATCCTCGCCGCAGTCAGTGTGTTCTTCCTCGTGTTTCTCAACACAGCATCCGGTGTCCGAGAGGTAGACCGCGGCCTCATTGATGCCGTCCGGCTCATGGGCGGCAGCAAACGCGATGTTGCATTCAAGGTTGTCCTTCCAGCATCCATGGCCGGTCTGCTGACGGGACTCAAGGTATCGATTCCCTACGCGCTCATCGGAGCCGTGATCGGTGAACTCGTTGCCTCGAACCGTGGTCTTGGGTACCTCATCAATGATTCGGCCGCCCAGTTCAACACGGCGGGCGTCTTCGCGGCCGTTGCCGTGCTGACGGTTCTCGCCATGCTCCTCAATGGAGTCGTGGCTTTGATCTCGTCGCGCACCAGCCGGTGGAAGCCGCTGGGCGACGCCTGA
- a CDS encoding ABC transporter ATP-binding protein, which yields MSTVLEIEHLTKEFQRDDVATVALRDFSLTIERGTFVTVLGRSGCGKSTMLNLLSGLSKPTSGRVLHNGDAHTGPTPEIGYLTQSDTLMPWRTVLRNVEMPLEIAGRDKSERSEIARDLISRVGLDGFADSYPRELSGGMRRRASLARMLAYGAETILMDEPFGALDAQLRTELQGELLRLWAQTGQTIIFVTHDIDEALLLGDRVVVLGALGTVLLDREIDIARPRDPDSTTVDPRFIELHLELATALKEGARQ from the coding sequence ATGAGCACCGTCCTCGAGATCGAGCATCTGACAAAGGAGTTTCAGCGCGACGATGTCGCGACAGTCGCCCTGCGCGACTTCAGCCTCACCATCGAACGCGGTACGTTCGTCACGGTGCTCGGCAGGTCGGGATGCGGCAAGTCGACCATGCTCAACCTGCTCTCCGGCCTTTCCAAGCCGACATCGGGGCGCGTGCTCCACAACGGGGACGCGCACACGGGTCCCACACCCGAAATCGGGTACCTGACACAGAGCGACACGCTCATGCCGTGGCGCACGGTGCTTCGCAATGTCGAGATGCCCCTCGAAATCGCGGGCCGCGACAAGTCAGAGCGTTCCGAGATCGCGCGCGACCTCATTTCGCGAGTTGGGCTCGACGGGTTTGCCGACAGCTACCCCAGGGAGCTCTCCGGCGGAATGCGGCGACGGGCCAGTCTCGCGCGCATGCTCGCGTACGGCGCCGAGACGATCCTCATGGACGAACCGTTCGGAGCACTTGATGCGCAGCTGCGCACAGAGCTCCAGGGCGAGTTACTCCGGCTCTGGGCGCAGACCGGGCAGACGATCATTTTCGTCACACACGACATCGACGAAGCACTGCTGCTGGGCGACCGCGTGGTTGTGCTCGGCGCTCTCGGCACTGTCCTACTCGATCGCGAGATCGACATCGCCAGGCCTCGGGATCCCGACAGTACAACTGTCGACCCGCGATTCATCGAACTTCACCTTGAACTGGCAACCGCTCTCAAAGAAGGGGCTCGGCAATGA
- a CDS encoding GntR family transcriptional regulator, whose protein sequence is MPNTETAQRHDGTYVTDELRRAITAGELAPNQRLIEADLTEQYEASRGAVRLALANLAAEGLIERIQNRGSRVRAIDLDEALEIVELRAALESICAAKAAERADDAGIARLKAIGERMRNAVEEGDTETYSAGNKELHELILRLSAMKVAPGVVSRLRAQNVRYRIRLARHHNRPTVSLPEHLEIIEAISNHDAPRAAAAMETHLKSVLEATRTYFS, encoded by the coding sequence ATGCCGAATACCGAGACGGCGCAGCGACACGACGGCACCTACGTCACCGACGAGCTACGCCGTGCAATCACAGCTGGGGAACTAGCCCCCAACCAGCGCCTGATCGAGGCAGATCTGACAGAACAGTACGAAGCGAGTCGCGGTGCCGTGCGACTCGCTCTTGCCAATCTCGCAGCCGAAGGTCTCATCGAGCGAATTCAGAATCGCGGCTCTCGCGTGCGCGCTATCGATCTCGACGAGGCACTGGAGATCGTGGAGCTGCGCGCCGCACTCGAGTCGATTTGCGCGGCCAAGGCAGCCGAACGCGCGGACGATGCTGGAATAGCCCGGCTCAAAGCGATCGGCGAGCGCATGCGCAACGCTGTCGAGGAGGGCGATACCGAGACATACTCGGCCGGCAACAAGGAATTGCACGAGCTCATCTTGCGCCTGAGCGCGATGAAGGTCGCGCCAGGAGTCGTAAGCCGACTCCGAGCCCAGAACGTGCGATACCGCATTCGGCTTGCGCGCCACCACAACCGGCCAACGGTCTCACTGCCCGAGCATCTCGAGATCATCGAGGCGATCAGCAACCACGATGCCCCTCGCGCAGCAGCCGCAATGGAGACACACCTGAAGAGCGTCCTCGAGGCCACGCGCACGTACTTCTCCTGA
- a CDS encoding DNA-3-methyladenine glycosylase I — MATEMTHGTVRGDDGLVRPMWAAADDLMREYYDTEWGMPVRDERGLFERISLEAFQSGLSWATILRKRPAFRAAFAGFDPDAVAAFDDRDIDRLLADAGIVRNRAKILATIGNARATIELRDEGSLVDFVWSFQPVETPEPRTPAEVPTTSSESIALSKALRKRGFRFVGPTTMFALMEAVGIVDTHLVDSHRRGSSGVWPR, encoded by the coding sequence ATGGCAACCGAGATGACACACGGCACCGTGCGTGGCGACGATGGGCTGGTACGTCCGATGTGGGCTGCCGCAGACGACCTCATGCGCGAGTACTACGACACCGAGTGGGGCATGCCGGTGCGCGACGAACGGGGACTGTTCGAGCGCATCAGTCTTGAGGCGTTCCAGTCAGGTCTCTCGTGGGCGACGATCCTGCGCAAGCGTCCGGCGTTTCGCGCGGCATTCGCCGGTTTCGATCCGGATGCTGTTGCCGCCTTCGACGACCGCGACATCGATCGTCTGCTCGCCGACGCCGGCATCGTGCGCAATCGGGCGAAGATTCTCGCGACCATCGGCAACGCCCGAGCGACGATCGAGCTTCGCGACGAGGGCAGCCTCGTCGATTTCGTGTGGTCGTTTCAGCCGGTCGAGACGCCGGAACCGCGCACTCCCGCTGAGGTCCCCACGACGAGTTCTGAGTCGATTGCGCTGTCGAAGGCGCTGCGCAAACGCGGTTTCAGGTTTGTCGGTCCGACGACGATGTTCGCGCTGATGGAGGCCGTCGGCATTGTCGACACGCACCTCGTCGATAGTCACCGTCGCGGCAGCTCAGGTGTGTGGCCCCGCTGA
- a CDS encoding PIG-L deacetylase family protein, with product MSTRRMLVVGAHSADFVWRAAGAIAKHTEAGGEARVVSLSYGERGESGELWKIPGQTEQNVKKHRHAEATEAAAAVGASFESLDLGDYPLNVDQAGVDRLAEFMRDYAPDVVLTHADKDPFNPDHPVAYAVVAKARLLTAGAVVEAGFRTAPPSEFLVFEPHQPDLCGFVPSVFVDITSVFEKKKQAMSAMKAQSYLQQYYAERAEHRGNHARKVTGNKEIRQAEAFQRIVPNVVTGL from the coding sequence ATGAGCACACGAAGGATGCTGGTTGTCGGAGCCCACAGTGCGGACTTTGTCTGGCGCGCAGCCGGCGCCATCGCCAAGCACACTGAAGCGGGTGGAGAGGCGCGCGTTGTCTCGCTGTCGTACGGAGAGCGCGGCGAGTCGGGCGAGCTTTGGAAGATTCCGGGGCAGACGGAGCAGAACGTCAAGAAGCATCGGCACGCCGAAGCCACGGAGGCAGCCGCAGCCGTCGGAGCGAGCTTCGAGTCCCTAGATCTCGGCGACTACCCACTCAACGTTGATCAAGCCGGAGTCGATCGACTCGCAGAGTTTATGCGCGACTACGCGCCGGACGTCGTGCTCACGCACGCAGACAAAGATCCGTTCAACCCCGATCACCCGGTCGCGTATGCCGTCGTTGCCAAGGCGCGTCTTCTGACGGCCGGCGCCGTTGTCGAGGCGGGCTTCCGAACAGCGCCGCCGAGCGAGTTTCTCGTCTTCGAGCCACATCAGCCCGACCTCTGTGGTTTCGTCCCGTCGGTATTCGTCGATATCACGAGCGTGTTCGAGAAGAAGAAGCAGGCGATGTCTGCGATGAAGGCGCAGTCCTATCTGCAGCAGTACTATGCAGAGCGCGCTGAGCACCGCGGAAATCACGCTCGCAAGGTCACCGGCAACAAAGAGATTCGCCAGGCAGAGGCGTTCCAGCGCATCGTGCCCAACGTCGTCACTGGGCTCTGA
- a CDS encoding type II toxin-antitoxin system Phd/YefM family antitoxin, which yields MEAVVNVHVAKTQLSRLLERAHAGEEIVLAKSGKPYARLVPLAPIEGKRVPGGLEGQVDDSFFEDLPESELAAWNN from the coding sequence ATGGAAGCTGTCGTGAATGTCCATGTTGCCAAGACGCAGCTGTCACGGCTGCTCGAGCGGGCACATGCCGGCGAGGAGATCGTCTTGGCGAAATCCGGTAAGCCGTATGCGCGGCTTGTGCCGCTTGCGCCGATCGAGGGGAAACGCGTACCCGGCGGATTGGAAGGCCAGGTCGACGATAGCTTCTTTGAGGACCTGCCTGAATCTGAGCTCGCCGCGTGGAACAACTGA
- a CDS encoding nuclear transport factor 2 family protein yields MTEDASDTDDPSKECSMAASVPEPVQSFIDTVNAHDEDGFLDAFTRDGFVDDWGRIFTGRDEIKAWSDKEFIGATGVLTPDEVAEQGSAITVIGDWASTWANGRSSFTFQVDGDKITSMTIREG; encoded by the coding sequence TTGACTGAAGACGCAAGTGACACCGACGACCCGAGCAAGGAGTGCAGCATGGCAGCATCCGTTCCCGAACCCGTTCAGTCGTTCATCGACACTGTCAACGCGCATGACGAGGATGGTTTTCTCGACGCCTTCACGCGCGATGGTTTCGTCGACGACTGGGGCAGAATCTTCACGGGTCGCGATGAGATCAAAGCATGGAGCGACAAGGAGTTCATTGGCGCCACCGGTGTGCTCACTCCCGACGAGGTCGCGGAGCAGGGAAGCGCGATCACCGTCATCGGAGACTGGGCAAGCACCTGGGCGAATGGGCGAAGCAGCTTCACCTTTCAGGTTGATGGCGACAAGATCACGTCGATGACGATTCGCGAGGGCTGA
- a CDS encoding NAD(P)-binding domain-containing protein, with protein sequence MTAAVIIGLGEAGELYARGLRDCGYTTVGFDPFVTLNADGIAQAATIEEAVASADLVLSLVGARAASAVGEQAIPVMQHGAVFADLNTSSPELKARLAHIASAHKVLFADVAVLAPVPREGARTPLMASGDGADEFADLMSQVGAPVESIGGEPGDAAGRKLLRSVFMKGLAAVLLESMTAASEVGQAAWLRDQIASEFSGDARQLIERLIAGSREHAERRVHETEDANAYLDSLGAPNWSTKAAHAWLSRLRDEPRTSDGLSSVVSQGKDAASE encoded by the coding sequence ATGACAGCAGCCGTGATCATCGGGCTGGGTGAGGCCGGTGAGCTCTACGCTCGCGGGTTGAGGGACTGCGGCTACACGACGGTCGGCTTTGACCCATTTGTGACTCTTAACGCTGACGGCATTGCGCAGGCGGCGACCATCGAAGAAGCTGTGGCATCGGCAGATCTCGTTCTGAGTCTCGTCGGCGCTCGTGCCGCTTCGGCTGTCGGTGAGCAGGCAATTCCCGTCATGCAACACGGAGCCGTCTTCGCCGATCTCAATACAAGCTCCCCAGAGCTGAAGGCGCGATTGGCGCACATCGCGTCGGCACACAAGGTCCTCTTCGCTGATGTCGCTGTGCTCGCACCTGTCCCCCGCGAGGGTGCTCGCACTCCACTGATGGCAAGCGGTGACGGCGCGGATGAATTCGCCGACCTGATGAGTCAAGTGGGAGCGCCCGTCGAATCGATAGGTGGGGAGCCGGGCGATGCCGCCGGGCGCAAGCTTCTGCGGAGCGTGTTCATGAAGGGACTGGCTGCGGTTCTGCTCGAAAGTATGACGGCCGCAAGCGAGGTCGGGCAGGCGGCGTGGCTTCGAGACCAGATCGCGTCAGAGTTCTCCGGCGACGCTCGGCAGCTCATCGAGCGCCTGATCGCTGGCTCTCGCGAGCATGCGGAACGGCGCGTGCACGAGACAGAGGACGCGAACGCCTATCTTGACTCTCTTGGCGCGCCGAACTGGTCGACCAAGGCCGCCCACGCGTGGCTGTCCCGGCTGCGCGATGAGCCACGAACAAGCGACGGATTGTCGTCCGTCGTATCACAAGGAAAGGATGCCGCGTCAGAATGA
- a CDS encoding DUF6282 family protein, with product MSAHPQPSEKARELVMGAYDVHVHIAPDVMKRRITDLELAERYAELKMAGFVLKSHYVPTAERASVVRAVHPEVDALGAITLNASVGGMNPVAVEIAGRSGAQFVWLPTVDSDNQRSCLAEEPDGATPPMWAQLQQDLRDAGMASPVVDVLEADGSVTTQTLQVLDVIAKHDMTLATGHLHGDESARVVEAARDRGVRRIVITHPEFTSQRIPVENQRSLVPFGALLERCLTTPLTGKVSWEDWLGNIRAAGPENSVISSDLGQPFNPPVEDGLAIAADILLENGFSSDEVRLMTVHNSRWLAGAEPLDDAPAEPARAQEAQR from the coding sequence ATGTCTGCACACCCGCAGCCCAGTGAGAAAGCACGCGAACTCGTGATGGGCGCGTATGACGTTCACGTGCATATCGCGCCCGACGTCATGAAGCGTCGCATTACAGACCTCGAGTTGGCTGAGCGCTACGCCGAGCTCAAGATGGCCGGCTTCGTTTTGAAATCTCACTACGTCCCCACCGCGGAGCGCGCCAGCGTCGTGAGGGCCGTGCATCCCGAGGTCGACGCTCTCGGCGCCATCACACTCAATGCCTCCGTGGGAGGCATGAATCCGGTAGCCGTGGAGATCGCGGGTCGCAGCGGGGCACAGTTCGTGTGGCTCCCCACCGTCGACAGCGATAACCAGCGCAGTTGTCTCGCCGAAGAGCCAGATGGCGCGACGCCACCCATGTGGGCGCAGCTCCAGCAGGACCTGCGCGATGCGGGTATGGCCAGCCCGGTTGTCGACGTTCTCGAGGCTGACGGTTCTGTCACGACGCAGACGCTCCAAGTGCTCGACGTCATCGCGAAGCATGACATGACTCTGGCCACGGGCCACTTGCACGGCGACGAGTCGGCCCGCGTCGTTGAAGCCGCGCGCGACCGCGGCGTTCGCCGCATCGTGATCACACACCCCGAGTTCACGTCGCAGCGCATTCCCGTCGAGAATCAGCGCAGCCTCGTGCCGTTCGGTGCTCTTCTCGAGCGTTGCCTGACGACTCCCCTCACGGGCAAGGTCAGCTGGGAAGACTGGCTCGGCAACATCAGAGCTGCAGGACCGGAGAACTCGGTCATTAGTTCAGACCTTGGACAGCCTTTCAACCCGCCGGTTGAAGATGGACTGGCCATCGCGGCGGACATTCTGCTTGAGAACGGCTTCTCGAGTGACGAGGTTCGCCTCATGACGGTGCACAACTCACGCTGGTTGGCGGGCGCGGAGCCGCTCGATGACGCGCCAGCCGAACCGGCGCGTGCACAGGAGGCCCAGCGATGA
- a CDS encoding type II toxin-antitoxin system VapC family toxin encodes MEQLMQGFLIDTHVLLWWFTNDDRLSATAHSIIEDQSNVVYASAASAWEVATKSRLGKLSGVPKVTEMFGELAAKHGFSHLPITHRHALLAGGLEAPHRDPFDRMLAAQSLIEGLPLVSRDRTFAGFDIEAVW; translated from the coding sequence GTGGAACAACTGATGCAGGGCTTCCTCATCGACACGCACGTTCTGCTGTGGTGGTTCACGAACGATGACCGGCTCTCAGCGACAGCGCACAGCATTATTGAGGATCAGTCGAACGTTGTCTATGCCAGCGCCGCAAGTGCGTGGGAGGTTGCGACGAAGTCTCGTCTCGGCAAGCTGTCCGGCGTACCGAAGGTGACCGAGATGTTCGGCGAGCTGGCCGCGAAGCATGGATTCAGTCATCTACCCATCACCCATCGCCATGCGCTGCTCGCCGGAGGGCTTGAGGCTCCGCATCGAGATCCGTTCGACAGAATGCTCGCCGCTCAGAGTCTGATCGAGGGCCTTCCTCTCGTCAGTCGGGACCGGACCTTCGCAGGGTTCGACATCGAGGCTGTCTGGTAA
- a CDS encoding SDR family NAD(P)-dependent oxidoreductase translates to MPQNSTPLSSQSTIGEWLAHPAGGPVLRAVLAESGQTADALRPVRSMPLERMVELSKGAFPAELVTELVRRIEAGEIPEEDAATASSSEPAVDEPAVPIPAWSERITEGRFAGKTIIVTGAGSGIGKATASRIAREGGRVIAVDIAADRLDGLVAELPDADIVAVGADIADDADVQSIVAAAGDTIDGLANIAGIMDDMTPVGELTDAVWQRVFRVNVDGTMKLMRAVVPHMLPRATGTIVNIASEAGLRGSAAGAAYTASKHAVIGLTKSSAYMYGPLGLRINAVAPGGVITNIEARFASPLGEARMRKGMAVMTDAVEASALAASITFLLSDDGVNLNGVVLPSDGGWSAA, encoded by the coding sequence ATGCCCCAGAACTCCACCCCCCTCAGTTCGCAATCGACAATTGGCGAGTGGCTGGCCCACCCAGCAGGCGGCCCCGTGCTCCGCGCCGTTCTCGCCGAGTCCGGCCAGACCGCAGACGCACTCCGCCCCGTGCGCAGCATGCCTCTCGAGCGCATGGTCGAGCTCAGCAAGGGCGCATTCCCCGCAGAGCTCGTCACCGAGCTCGTTCGCCGCATCGAAGCGGGTGAGATTCCCGAAGAGGATGCTGCAACAGCATCCAGCTCTGAGCCTGCCGTCGACGAGCCCGCCGTGCCCATCCCGGCATGGTCGGAGCGCATCACCGAAGGCCGTTTCGCCGGCAAGACGATCATCGTCACAGGCGCGGGCTCCGGAATCGGCAAGGCGACAGCGTCGCGAATTGCGCGCGAAGGAGGCCGCGTCATCGCCGTCGACATCGCGGCCGACCGCCTTGACGGACTGGTCGCCGAGCTGCCCGATGCCGACATCGTGGCAGTGGGAGCCGACATCGCCGATGACGCCGACGTGCAGTCGATCGTCGCGGCCGCGGGTGACACGATCGACGGTCTCGCGAACATCGCAGGGATCATGGACGACATGACGCCCGTCGGCGAGCTGACGGATGCCGTGTGGCAGCGCGTCTTCCGCGTCAACGTCGACGGCACCATGAAGCTCATGCGAGCGGTCGTTCCCCACATGCTGCCGCGCGCGACCGGGACGATCGTCAACATCGCGTCGGAGGCCGGGCTGCGCGGTTCGGCGGCGGGAGCGGCATACACGGCATCGAAGCACGCGGTGATCGGCCTCACCAAGAGCAGCGCCTACATGTACGGCCCGCTCGGCCTGCGCATCAACGCGGTCGCGCCGGGAGGCGTCATCACCAACATCGAAGCGCGGTTCGCGTCGCCTCTCGGTGAGGCACGCATGCGAAAGGGCATGGCGGTGATGACGGATGCTGTCGAGGCTAGCGCCCTTGCAGCATCCATCACCTTCCTCCTCAGTGACGACGGCGTGAACCTCAACGGTGTCGTGCTTCCGTCTGACGGAGGGTGGTCGGCGGCGTAA